One window of the Leucobacter komagatae genome contains the following:
- a CDS encoding carboxyl transferase domain-containing protein: protein METLASQARPASAEYRANEEAHRAAVKGLRERLAEIALGGSEASRERHVGRGKLLPRERVERLVDRGSPLLEVGALAADGVYDEDIPAAGLITAVGEVHGRKVMIIANDPTVKGGTYMPLTVKKHLRAQEIASENELPCVSLVDSGGAFLPLQDDVFPDREHFGRIFYNQARMSARGIAQIAAVMGSSTAGGAYVPAMSDEVVIVREQGTIFLGGPPLVRAATGEVVSAEELGGGVTHTRDSGVADHLAENDEHALEIVRDIIAQLPAPAPRAWDVAEPEEPAVDPSQLYGVVPPEPQSPYDAREIIARIVDGSRFHEFKRDFGSTLVTGFAHIEGHPVGIIANNGVLFAESAQKGAHFVQLCDTRKIPLVFLQNLSGFMVGREYERGGIAKHGAKMVTAVACARVPKLTVIVGGSFGAGNYAMSGRAYSPRFLWMWPTSRIGVMGGPQAASVLATVKRDKIEAAGGIWTAEEEAEFSRPTLERFAEQSDARYASARLWDDGIIDPLDTRGVLGLALDTVSRAPLADQGYGIFRM, encoded by the coding sequence ATGGAGACTCTCGCGAGCCAGGCGAGACCTGCAAGCGCCGAGTACCGCGCGAACGAGGAGGCGCACAGAGCCGCCGTCAAGGGGCTGCGCGAGCGCCTCGCTGAGATCGCGCTCGGCGGCAGCGAAGCGTCGCGCGAGCGCCATGTCGGGCGAGGCAAACTGCTGCCGCGGGAGCGCGTCGAACGCCTCGTCGACCGGGGCAGCCCGCTGCTCGAGGTCGGAGCCCTCGCGGCCGACGGCGTCTACGACGAAGACATTCCCGCTGCGGGTCTCATCACCGCCGTCGGCGAAGTCCACGGCCGCAAGGTGATGATCATCGCGAACGACCCGACGGTCAAGGGCGGCACGTACATGCCGCTCACGGTCAAGAAGCACCTCCGCGCGCAAGAGATCGCCTCCGAAAACGAGCTGCCCTGCGTGAGCCTCGTCGACTCGGGCGGCGCGTTCCTGCCGTTGCAAGACGACGTCTTCCCGGACCGCGAACACTTCGGGCGCATCTTCTACAACCAGGCGCGCATGTCGGCCCGCGGCATCGCTCAGATCGCCGCCGTGATGGGGTCGAGCACCGCGGGCGGCGCCTACGTTCCCGCCATGAGCGACGAGGTCGTCATCGTGCGCGAGCAGGGCACGATCTTCCTCGGCGGCCCGCCCCTCGTGCGGGCGGCCACGGGCGAGGTCGTGAGCGCCGAGGAGCTCGGCGGCGGCGTCACCCACACCCGCGACTCCGGCGTCGCAGACCACCTCGCCGAGAACGACGAGCACGCGCTCGAGATCGTGCGCGACATTATCGCGCAGCTGCCGGCGCCCGCGCCCCGCGCCTGGGACGTTGCCGAGCCGGAGGAGCCCGCCGTCGACCCCAGCCAGCTCTACGGGGTCGTACCGCCAGAGCCGCAGTCGCCATACGACGCTCGCGAGATCATTGCGCGCATCGTCGACGGCAGCCGCTTCCACGAGTTCAAGCGCGACTTCGGTTCGACGCTCGTCACGGGCTTCGCCCACATCGAGGGCCACCCCGTCGGCATCATCGCGAACAACGGCGTGCTGTTTGCCGAGTCGGCTCAGAAGGGCGCGCACTTCGTGCAGCTCTGCGACACGCGCAAGATCCCGCTCGTGTTCCTGCAGAACCTGTCGGGCTTCATGGTCGGCCGCGAATACGAGCGCGGCGGCATCGCGAAGCACGGCGCGAAGATGGTCACCGCCGTCGCCTGCGCCCGCGTGCCGAAACTCACCGTGATCGTGGGCGGATCCTTCGGGGCCGGCAACTACGCCATGAGCGGCCGCGCCTACTCGCCCCGCTTCCTCTGGATGTGGCCGACGTCGCGCATCGGCGTGATGGGCGGCCCGCAGGCGGCGTCGGTGCTCGCGACGGTGAAGCGCGACAAGATCGAAGCCGCCGGGGGCATCTGGACCGCGGAGGAGGAGGCCGAGTTCTCGCGCCCGACCCTCGAGCGGTTCGCCGAGCAGAGCGACGCACGCTACGCGAGCGCCCGGCTGTGGGACGACGGGATCATCGATCCGCTCGACACTCGCGGGGTGCTTGGCCTCGCGCTCGATACCGTTTCGCGGGCGCCGCTCGCGGATCAGGGCTATGGAATCTTTCGGATGTGA
- a CDS encoding histidine phosphatase family protein — MTTADVPVLALVRHGETDWNRARRIQGRTEVPLNGTGREQARGAAAALSARAWSSVHASPLGRAIETAEIIATGLSLGSPTINDGLWERDFGEAEGLSVADIEARWPGLDGIPGAEPLEAVAERSAQAIEELYGAAPGGVVVAHGAMLRAGIQRLTGDDVPRILNGEIWLLRRGATGYAATRMESTAATPLLQG; from the coding sequence ATGACTACCGCTGATGTGCCCGTGCTCGCCCTCGTTCGCCACGGCGAGACCGACTGGAACCGGGCAAGGCGCATCCAGGGCCGCACCGAGGTGCCGCTCAACGGCACAGGCAGGGAGCAGGCGCGCGGGGCTGCGGCGGCACTCTCCGCCCGCGCGTGGTCGTCCGTGCACGCGTCGCCCCTGGGCCGCGCGATCGAGACCGCCGAGATCATCGCGACCGGGCTCAGCCTCGGCTCCCCCACGATCAACGACGGGCTGTGGGAGCGTGACTTCGGCGAGGCCGAGGGCCTCTCGGTCGCAGACATCGAGGCGCGCTGGCCAGGGCTCGACGGAATCCCTGGCGCTGAGCCACTCGAGGCCGTCGCTGAGCGTTCCGCCCAGGCAATCGAAGAGCTCTACGGCGCTGCCCCGGGCGGCGTTGTCGTCGCGCACGGCGCGATGCTGCGCGCCGGCATCCAGCGCCTCACGGGCGACGACGTCCCGCGGATCCTGAACGGCGAGATTTGGCTGCTCCGGCGCGGGGCGACCGGGTACGCGGCGACTCGCATGGAGTCGACCGCCGCGACCCCGCTACTGCAGGGCTGA
- the lysS gene encoding lysine--tRNA ligase, translated as MSEQTAPNPATEEVQSEEEIFEQKRIRLEKRERLNAAGDLAGGAYPVAVPVTTTIPEVRAKWGHLEETPDSQSGETVGIAGRIVFQRNTGKLCFASIQAGDGTRIQAMLSLAEVGEESLAEYKELTDLGDHLFVKGEVISSRRGELSVMVTEWQVAAKAIAPLPNLHAELNEETRVRQRYLDLIAREQARINVLTRARTMASLRDTFAKRGFIEVETPMLQTMHGGASARPFVTNSNAFDMDLYLRIAPELFLKRAAVGGLERVFEINRNFRNEGADSTHSPEFAMLESYQAYTDYNGIADLTQELVQNSALAANVGTEREGTHVVKWADGTLFDLGGEWNRISMYDSLSEAAGKQITPETSVAELQALADAEGVEVPLANHGKLVEELWEHFVIDSLTTPTFVMDFPVETSPLTRHHRSIPGVVEKWDLYIRGFELATGYSELIDPVVQRERFVQQAAEGARGDVEAMKVDEEFLRALEHAMPPTGGMGMGMDRLLMALTGLGIRETILFPLVK; from the coding sequence ATGAGCGAGCAGACTGCGCCGAACCCCGCCACTGAAGAAGTTCAGAGCGAAGAGGAAATCTTCGAGCAGAAGCGCATCCGCCTCGAGAAGCGGGAGCGGCTGAACGCCGCGGGTGATCTTGCCGGTGGCGCGTACCCGGTTGCAGTGCCGGTCACGACCACAATCCCTGAGGTTCGCGCGAAGTGGGGGCACCTCGAAGAGACCCCCGACTCGCAGTCGGGCGAGACCGTCGGCATCGCCGGCCGCATTGTCTTCCAGCGCAACACTGGCAAGCTCTGCTTCGCCTCGATCCAGGCCGGCGACGGCACCCGCATTCAGGCGATGCTGTCGCTCGCTGAGGTCGGCGAGGAGTCGCTCGCGGAGTATAAGGAGCTCACCGACCTCGGTGACCACCTCTTCGTAAAGGGTGAGGTCATCTCGAGTCGTCGCGGCGAGCTCTCGGTGATGGTCACGGAGTGGCAGGTCGCCGCCAAGGCGATTGCCCCGCTGCCGAACCTGCACGCCGAGCTGAACGAGGAGACCCGGGTGCGCCAGCGCTACCTCGACCTCATCGCGCGCGAGCAGGCCCGCATCAACGTGCTCACCCGTGCGCGCACGATGGCGAGCCTCCGCGACACCTTCGCGAAGCGCGGCTTCATCGAGGTCGAGACCCCGATGCTGCAGACGATGCACGGCGGCGCTTCGGCCCGCCCGTTCGTTACGAACTCGAACGCGTTCGATATGGACCTCTACCTGCGCATCGCGCCCGAGCTCTTCCTGAAGCGCGCGGCCGTCGGCGGGCTCGAGCGCGTCTTCGAAATCAACCGCAACTTCCGCAACGAGGGCGCCGACTCGACCCACAGCCCCGAGTTCGCGATGCTCGAGTCGTACCAGGCATACACCGACTACAACGGCATCGCCGACCTCACGCAGGAGCTGGTGCAGAACTCCGCGCTCGCCGCAAACGTCGGCACCGAGCGTGAGGGCACGCACGTCGTGAAGTGGGCTGACGGCACACTCTTCGACCTCGGTGGTGAGTGGAACCGCATCTCGATGTACGACTCGCTCTCGGAGGCCGCGGGAAAGCAGATCACGCCCGAGACGAGCGTCGCCGAGCTGCAAGCACTCGCTGACGCCGAGGGCGTCGAGGTGCCGCTCGCGAACCACGGAAAACTCGTCGAAGAGCTGTGGGAGCACTTCGTGATCGACTCGCTCACCACCCCGACCTTCGTCATGGACTTCCCGGTCGAGACGAGCCCGCTCACGCGTCACCACCGCTCGATTCCGGGTGTCGTCGAGAAGTGGGACCTGTACATCCGCGGCTTCGAGCTCGCGACCGGGTACTCTGAGCTCATCGACCCGGTCGTGCAGCGCGAGCGCTTCGTGCAGCAGGCCGCTGAGGGCGCGCGCGGCGACGTCGAGGCAATGAAGGTCGACGAAGAGTTCCTCCGCGCGCTCGAGCACGCCATGCCCCCGACCGGCGGCATGGGCATGGGCATGGACCGCCTGCTCATGGCGCTCACCGGCCTCGGCATCCGCGAGACGATCCTCTTCCCGCTCGTCAAGTAG
- the cls gene encoding cardiolipin synthase, giving the protein MEFFSGWNWPAIGAAVALAIDMAIRVVALFVVPRNRRPTSGMAWLLAIFLLPVPGLIVFLIIGSNRLPKHREAKQDAINELVSSLAEREDQRLTSDIDAMEPGLESAVRLGQTLGAQPMLRGNLATMTIDYELSFHQIAQAIDGATDYVHVQFYILVHDDTTDVVFTAMRRAVERGVKVRVMLDHISAVRNPGRRRTAQSLEEMGAEWTYMLPVRPWRGEYQRPDLRNHRKLVVVDGKVGFTGSQNLVDSSYNKRGNIRRGLHWRDIMVRVEGPIVLGLEAVFQADWYLETDTYLEQLDIESFETEFPGDLDCQIVPSGPGYAAENNLQVFVSLLYAARHRISITSPYFVPDGSIMNALRAATARGVEVELFVSEIGDQALVYHAQRSYYEELLNAGVRIWMYRPPFILHSKHFTIDDDVAVVGSSNMDPRSFGLNMEISMVVRGASFVRDLDEVTDYYRANSRELLPEEWAKQPVRSQLLDGLARLTSALQ; this is encoded by the coding sequence ATGGAGTTCTTTTCCGGCTGGAACTGGCCCGCGATTGGCGCTGCCGTCGCGCTCGCGATCGACATGGCGATTCGCGTCGTTGCGTTGTTCGTCGTACCGCGCAACCGCCGCCCAACCTCGGGAATGGCGTGGTTGCTCGCCATCTTCCTGCTGCCGGTTCCCGGCCTCATCGTCTTTCTCATTATCGGCAGTAACAGGCTTCCGAAGCATCGCGAGGCGAAGCAAGATGCGATCAACGAGTTGGTCTCAAGTCTCGCGGAGCGCGAAGACCAGCGCCTGACCTCAGACATCGACGCGATGGAGCCCGGGCTCGAGAGCGCCGTGCGGCTCGGCCAGACGCTCGGCGCGCAGCCGATGCTGCGCGGCAACCTCGCGACGATGACGATTGACTACGAGCTGTCGTTCCACCAGATCGCTCAGGCGATCGACGGCGCCACAGACTACGTCCACGTGCAGTTCTACATTCTCGTGCACGACGACACGACCGACGTGGTCTTCACGGCAATGCGGCGCGCGGTCGAGCGCGGCGTGAAGGTGCGCGTGATGCTCGACCACATCTCGGCGGTGCGCAATCCCGGCCGGAGACGAACCGCCCAGAGTCTCGAAGAGATGGGCGCCGAGTGGACATACATGCTGCCCGTCCGCCCGTGGCGCGGCGAGTACCAGCGCCCCGACCTGCGCAACCACCGCAAGCTCGTCGTCGTCGACGGAAAGGTCGGGTTCACGGGCTCGCAGAACCTCGTCGATTCGAGCTACAACAAGCGCGGCAACATTCGCCGCGGTCTGCACTGGCGCGACATCATGGTGCGAGTAGAAGGCCCGATCGTGCTCGGGCTTGAGGCCGTGTTCCAGGCCGACTGGTACCTCGAGACCGACACCTACCTCGAGCAGCTCGACATCGAGTCGTTCGAGACCGAGTTTCCGGGCGACCTCGACTGCCAGATCGTGCCGAGTGGCCCGGGGTACGCGGCGGAGAATAACCTGCAGGTGTTCGTCTCGCTCCTGTACGCGGCCCGGCACCGCATCAGCATCACGAGCCCCTACTTCGTGCCTGACGGCTCGATCATGAACGCGCTTCGGGCCGCCACCGCGCGCGGCGTCGAAGTCGAACTCTTCGTCTCAGAGATCGGCGACCAGGCGCTCGTCTACCACGCGCAGCGCTCGTACTATGAGGAGCTGCTGAACGCGGGGGTGCGCATCTGGATGTACCGCCCGCCCTTCATCTTGCACTCGAAGCACTTCACGATCGACGACGACGTCGCCGTGGTCGGTTCATCGAACATGGACCCCCGCTCGTTCGGCCTGAACATGGAGATCTCGATGGTCGTGCGGGGCGCGAGCTTCGTGCGCGACCTCGACGAGGTCACCGACTATTACCGCGCGAATTCGCGCGAGCTGCTGCCTGAGGAGTGGGCGAAGCAGCCGGTGCGCTCGCAGCTGCTCGACGGCCTCGCGCGCCTGACGTCAGCCCTGCAGTAG